In the genome of Armatimonadota bacterium, one region contains:
- a CDS encoding NADH-quinone oxidoreductase subunit B family protein — MIAGLCKKMFPKSLWLFHTNCGACNGCDIEVIDVLTPYYDVERFGMKLVGSPRHADALVISGSVSRQVAPALRRLYDATPDPKVIIAVGSCAVGGNIWFDTYNVLGGADKVVPVHMYIPGCPPRPEAIVYGAALALGLVPKKVSAQHESHLPPGFNLDEYLEAWKDTPVVTRK; from the coding sequence ATGATTGCAGGACTTTGCAAGAAGATGTTTCCAAAATCGCTTTGGTTGTTCCACACCAACTGCGGTGCATGCAATGGCTGCGATATCGAGGTCATTGATGTCCTAACGCCATACTACGACGTCGAACGTTTTGGCATGAAGTTGGTTGGAAGCCCGCGTCACGCAGATGCTTTAGTGATTTCAGGTTCGGTTAGCAGGCAAGTAGCACCTGCACTTCGTCGTCTCTATGACGCAACACCAGATCCAAAGGTCATAATAGCCGTTGGCTCATGCGCTGTTGGAGGAAACATTTGGTTTGATACATATAACGTTCTCGGTGGGGCAGACAAGGTTGTGCCAGTGCACATGTACATCCCAGGATGTCCTCCAAGGCCAGAAGCAATAGTTTATGGCGCGGCGCTGGCTTTGGGTCTAGTGCCCAAGAAAGTGAGTGCACAGCATGAGAGCCATCTTCCGCCAGGATTCAACCTAGATGAGTATCTTGAAGCTTGGAAGGATACACCTGTCGTAACCCGCAAGTAG
- a CDS encoding 4Fe-4S dicluster domain-containing protein, which yields MFKAKLKEAVICFGAGRVTLKYPFEPVKVPPKFRGKIEFDARKCIGCGGCANVCPPRCIVIEDVGEIAKITFYLDRCIQCARCYEVCPEKAIWPTDEFETATPDKSDLRSDMTIWMSTCQRCGRCFETENAIDKFPSKRWRGRGPGEENKHGIFPVKPPIEFVQRMSLVRESEEKI from the coding sequence ATGTTCAAAGCCAAGCTAAAGGAAGCAGTGATATGCTTTGGGGCAGGCCGGGTCACGCTTAAATATCCTTTTGAGCCGGTAAAAGTACCGCCAAAGTTCCGCGGGAAAATCGAATTTGATGCGCGAAAATGCATCGGATGCGGCGGATGTGCAAATGTTTGTCCCCCAAGATGCATTGTTATCGAGGATGTAGGAGAGATTGCAAAGATTACATTCTATCTCGACAGGTGTATTCAATGTGCAAGATGTTATGAAGTTTGTCCTGAAAAAGCAATTTGGCCAACTGACGAATTTGAAACGGCTACACCTGACAAAAGCGACTTGAGGTCTGATATGACAATATGGATGTCAACCTGTCAACGGTGTGGGCGGTGCTTTGAGACCGAGAACGCAATTGATAAGTTTCCAAGCAAGCGGTGGCGAGGAAGAGGTCCTGGTGAGGAAAACAAGCATGGCATATTTCCTGTCAAACCACCGATTGAGTTCGTCCAGCGGATGTCGCTTGTGCGTGAAAGCGAGGAAAAAATATGA
- a CDS encoding NADH-quinone oxidoreductase subunit C, with protein sequence MVKEQEFLMELWTHFPDMLQDLQEHVRNQYVATIPREVLPAVVKHAVKQLGARFVITVATDMRQKTGDYRISYILAFDKQKKFLVLQSAVPPDDMKITSVTPDIPAAGWAEREAFDVMGIVPVGHPDPRRLILPDDFPQGVHPLRREFAYNEIFPQEQNMPPRKPAPEGTTVVPLGPFYPTLEEPAYFRLFLDGERVVGSDYRGFYNHRAVEKLGDSELNYNQIPFVAQQICGICGQVHSCAYAQAVEDACGIETPIRAKYIRSLLLELERIHSHLLWVGLAGHIIGFDTILMQAWRIREPVMWLMERVTGNRKHYSSNLIGGVRFDIDETAAEDIRRVMDKVEQELKAVVDAISIDTTLMARLKGVGILTEEDARAIGVVGPVARGSNVPIDCRVDHPYAAYEYLDVQIQVQDGCDSWARTMVRVLELFESIRLVRKILDDMPGGPVMAKVDHELPSGRIGLCSVEAARGESHHYVLTGDENRPYRWRVRAPTYPNLQAVGVMIMGLELADVPISIGSYDPCFSCTERVETLDVNTKEIRIYTREELEEMCKRKTWEKE encoded by the coding sequence ATGGTAAAAGAGCAAGAATTTCTAATGGAACTATGGACACATTTTCCTGACATGCTTCAAGATCTTCAAGAGCATGTTCGGAATCAATATGTAGCAACGATTCCTCGCGAAGTATTGCCAGCAGTAGTGAAACATGCTGTCAAGCAACTTGGTGCTAGGTTTGTTATTACTGTTGCGACTGATATGCGGCAAAAGACTGGAGACTATCGGATATCCTACATTCTTGCTTTTGATAAACAAAAGAAATTTCTTGTGCTCCAGTCGGCTGTTCCTCCCGATGATATGAAGATAACTTCCGTAACCCCTGATATTCCTGCGGCAGGCTGGGCAGAACGCGAAGCATTTGATGTGATGGGCATAGTGCCTGTTGGGCATCCCGACCCGCGAAGGCTTATTCTACCAGACGACTTCCCACAGGGAGTTCATCCCTTAAGGCGAGAATTTGCTTATAATGAGATTTTCCCTCAAGAGCAAAATATGCCGCCTAGGAAGCCGGCGCCCGAAGGAACAACCGTTGTGCCCCTTGGCCCGTTCTACCCAACATTGGAAGAGCCAGCCTACTTCAGGCTATTTCTTGATGGCGAGCGTGTAGTTGGGTCTGATTATCGTGGTTTCTACAACCATCGGGCGGTAGAGAAGCTAGGTGATAGTGAGCTCAATTACAATCAAATTCCATTTGTCGCACAGCAAATATGTGGTATCTGCGGGCAAGTCCATTCATGTGCATATGCCCAGGCGGTTGAGGATGCATGCGGGATTGAAACTCCTATAAGGGCGAAATATATTCGCTCGCTTCTTCTAGAACTAGAGCGCATACATAGTCACTTGCTTTGGGTTGGGCTTGCTGGTCATATTATTGGCTTCGATACGATATTAATGCAGGCTTGGCGAATCCGTGAGCCTGTTATGTGGCTGATGGAACGCGTAACTGGTAACCGCAAGCATTACTCATCGAATTTGATTGGTGGCGTGCGCTTTGACATTGATGAGACAGCTGCTGAGGACATCAGACGAGTTATGGATAAAGTTGAGCAAGAATTAAAAGCTGTTGTTGACGCAATTTCAATCGATACAACCTTGATGGCTCGTCTCAAAGGCGTTGGAATACTCACCGAAGAAGATGCTCGCGCCATTGGGGTAGTAGGCCCAGTAGCTAGGGGATCAAACGTTCCTATAGACTGTAGAGTTGATCATCCTTATGCTGCATATGAATACTTAGATGTGCAGATACAAGTTCAGGACGGATGCGATTCGTGGGCAAGGACCATGGTAAGGGTCCTTGAGCTTTTCGAATCAATCCGCCTGGTGCGCAAGATTTTAGACGATATGCCAGGCGGTCCTGTGATGGCAAAAGTTGACCATGAGCTTCCGTCTGGACGAATAGGGCTTTGCTCGGTTGAGGCTGCAAGAGGCGAATCTCATCACTATGTTCTTACAGGTGATGAAAACAGACCCTATAGGTGGCGAGTGAGAGCGCCTACATATCCGAATCTTCAGGCAGTTGGTGTGATGATCATGGGCTTAGAGTTGGCAGATGTGCCAATAAGCATTGGAAGCTATGACCCTTGTTTCTCATGCACCGAGCGCGTAGAAACCCTTGATGTAAATACAAAAGAAATTCGCATTTACACCAGGGAAGAGCTTGAGGAAATGTGCAAGCGAAAGACCTGGGAAAAGGAGTAA
- a CDS encoding hydrogenase maturation protease, with product MIEELASGLSGRTVVVGVGQLGHGDDGVGILVARMLAESGIVQVIESGNAPELDTWRIREMAPDNVLFIDAVDFSGSPGDIALLHSTELSASGLDTHRAPLKLTMEYLESELGCKCRLLAIQPFCVRYGAPMSEDVKRSAINIFNMLSQCILACKC from the coding sequence ATGATCGAAGAGCTGGCGTCGGGATTATCTGGCAGAACTGTTGTAGTAGGCGTTGGACAGTTAGGTCATGGGGATGACGGCGTAGGCATATTAGTTGCAAGAATGCTTGCTGAAAGCGGCATCGTGCAAGTTATAGAAAGTGGCAATGCGCCGGAACTCGATACGTGGCGCATCCGTGAGATGGCGCCTGATAATGTACTATTTATTGATGCAGTTGATTTCAGTGGTTCCCCTGGTGATATTGCGCTTTTGCATTCTACTGAGCTGAGCGCTTCAGGATTAGATACCCATAGGGCGCCGTTGAAACTCACAATGGAATATTTAGAAAGCGAGCTGGGTTGTAAATGCCGTCTGCTAGCAATCCAACCTTTTTGTGTTCGATATGGAGCACCGATGAGCGAAGATGTAAAGCGCTCCGCAATTAATATTTTCAATATGCTTTCGCAGTGCATATTGGCATGCAAGTGCTGA
- a CDS encoding FAD/NAD(P)-binding protein, with translation MIAIVQEIIDETPDTKTFRLAFEDKEYAKSFEWEPGQFVEVTVFGAGEAPIGFASDPNERSFFELTVVERGKVTRAMHALKKGEKVGIRGPFGNCWPLEDMKGKDVLIVSGGCGLAPLRPAILQILANRKEYGNFLLLYGARTPADRNYKYDLDAWAKRDDMQVLETVDVGDENWKGNVGVVTTLFDKMKVDGENTVALTCGPPIMIKFVTLELLKMGFSEDRIVTSQERYMKCGVGKCGHCCINHVYLCTEGPVFTYAQMKELFELKL, from the coding sequence ATGATTGCCATAGTACAAGAAATCATTGATGAGACGCCCGACACAAAAACCTTCCGCCTAGCTTTTGAAGATAAAGAATATGCCAAATCTTTTGAGTGGGAGCCAGGCCAATTTGTCGAAGTAACCGTTTTTGGTGCAGGCGAAGCCCCAATTGGATTTGCTTCCGACCCTAACGAGAGGTCATTTTTCGAACTTACAGTGGTCGAGCGCGGAAAGGTAACTAGGGCAATGCATGCTCTTAAAAAAGGCGAGAAAGTGGGAATTCGTGGGCCATTTGGCAATTGTTGGCCACTTGAGGATATGAAAGGAAAGGATGTCCTGATTGTTAGTGGTGGCTGTGGTCTTGCGCCACTTCGACCTGCAATTTTGCAAATACTAGCTAATAGGAAAGAATACGGCAATTTCCTATTGCTATACGGCGCTCGTACTCCCGCAGATAGAAATTACAAATATGACCTGGATGCTTGGGCGAAAAGGGATGACATGCAAGTCCTTGAGACAGTGGATGTAGGAGATGAAAACTGGAAGGGCAATGTGGGCGTCGTTACAACCCTTTTTGATAAAATGAAAGTTGATGGCGAGAATACTGTTGCCTTGACCTGCGGCCCACCTATAATGATTAAGTTTGTGACTTTAGAGCTTCTAAAAATGGGATTCTCGGAAGACAGAATTGTTACCAGTCAAGAGCGCTATATGAAGTGCGGAGTTGGGAAGTGCGGCCACTGTTGTATAAATCATGTTTATCTCTGCACAGAGGGTCCTGTTTTTACTTATGCTCAGATGAAAGAACTATTTGAGCTCAAATTGTAG
- a CDS encoding 4Fe-4S dicluster domain-containing protein, producing the protein MKKDYSILKKSDVPAFFASLANEMQLIGPKQLFAGDVTFDVIQSHKDIYWDYGHVVYPPKRFLLPHFEDMFRYTCDEQIKIEPTCNPQPQAIVAIRSCDVAAIRFQENFFSYPIVDPYYKERLNNTVLFNLVCNTPPKEECFCICCDSGPWLESGFDVQLTDLGDRFLYEVGSDKGEKATEPRAYMLLPATPADIEARRQIELQADSRFQTVSYLAKAINFISADEVPAKIWEDLGSTCFRCGACTNLCPVCTCFTVDDREEPDGTFTRCRSWDSCQYAGFTREASGHNPRPTFGSRVARRFYHKTSYQYIIRDGRHGCVGCGRCITACLTKLGLPDVVKRIRREMHEFLPPKEKAAEV; encoded by the coding sequence ATGAAAAAGGATTACTCGATTTTAAAAAAATCTGACGTACCAGCTTTTTTTGCAAGCTTGGCTAATGAAATGCAGCTTATTGGTCCCAAGCAGTTATTTGCAGGTGATGTAACTTTCGACGTCATCCAATCACATAAGGACATTTATTGGGACTATGGCCATGTAGTTTATCCTCCAAAGCGCTTTTTACTGCCACACTTTGAGGACATGTTCCGCTATACTTGCGACGAGCAGATTAAAATTGAGCCTACATGTAATCCACAGCCCCAGGCAATCGTAGCAATCAGGTCGTGCGATGTAGCGGCAATTAGGTTTCAAGAGAACTTCTTTTCCTATCCTATAGTAGACCCATACTATAAGGAACGTCTGAACAACACAGTCCTCTTCAATCTTGTGTGTAATACGCCGCCCAAAGAGGAATGCTTCTGTATATGTTGTGATTCCGGTCCATGGCTCGAATCAGGTTTTGATGTCCAATTGACTGACCTTGGTGATCGTTTTCTTTATGAGGTAGGATCCGACAAAGGAGAAAAGGCAACCGAACCAAGGGCATATATGCTTTTGCCGGCGACGCCTGCTGATATCGAAGCACGGCGCCAAATTGAACTTCAAGCCGACTCCCGCTTCCAAACAGTGTCTTATTTGGCAAAAGCAATAAACTTTATCTCCGCTGATGAGGTCCCGGCGAAAATCTGGGAGGATTTGGGTTCAACTTGTTTTAGATGTGGTGCTTGTACGAACCTTTGTCCAGTGTGTACTTGCTTTACAGTGGATGACCGCGAAGAACCCGACGGGACCTTTACTAGATGTCGGTCCTGGGATTCCTGCCAGTACGCTGGTTTTACTAGAGAAGCAAGTGGACACAATCCCAGGCCAACATTTGGAAGTCGAGTGGCTCGAAGGTTTTACCATAAGACGTCATACCAATACATAATTCGCGATGGACGGCATGGTTGTGTTGGTTGCGGCCGTTGCATAACCGCATGCCTGACTAAGCTTGGATTACCGGATGTAGTGAAGCGCATCAGGCGAGAAATGCATGAATTCTTGCCGCCCAAAGAAAAGGCTGCCGAGGTGTAA
- a CDS encoding molybdopterin-dependent oxidoreductase, which produces MSYVLTTCGFCSCGCAMYVQQENGKVTGLFPSENHPVSNGRLCIKGWNATPAILGADRLIKPLVRNGDRLEATSWDDAINYAASALKKIISESGPQSIGIIGSAKTTNEECYSLVKFARSVIRTPNIDGACRFYDASLIPALLETTGTPGSQVELSAIPKAGSILIVGSNVMEQLAHVGSRIEDAADNGCKVVAIDPRETRLAPHTSLWLHPKPGADLAWIRAFLKIIIAERLYTKNAPEIPGFEELRASLEGIEISQLKYSCWLEPAEVHKAVELVASNPPTIVMFGLGALQQPHSTEIVKGLANIAILLGGSVMTLRGQNNAQGACDVGLTNDLLPGYLKLADPVARKVWELVWNCQLPAEPGMTAVEMLKACESGTLKALLVFGENVALSAPNTQATLSALNKVGFLAVSDLYLTETANIADVVFPACSFLEKDGTFTNIERRLQRVRKVFERIGESKSDLEIIAMLGAALGAKMSADPEKVMAEISSSAPIYKGQSFRQLDEEWGRPWVPAENEAKLAPIETVTKDSEGEYPFYLIASRINFHQQTGTMTARSSVLAREYPETFAEMNEADAERLGIRPGSSIKIISETCSLTRVLSVSESVPKGCVHVPHFFGGDSPNALASYETDPVSGVPIYKAYAVKIEAVR; this is translated from the coding sequence ATGAGCTATGTTCTCACAACATGCGGGTTTTGCAGTTGCGGTTGTGCGATGTATGTGCAACAAGAAAATGGAAAAGTTACTGGACTTTTCCCTAGCGAGAATCACCCTGTTAGCAACGGCAGACTTTGCATAAAAGGGTGGAATGCAACTCCCGCAATCCTAGGGGCTGATCGCCTAATAAAACCCTTGGTTCGCAACGGTGACCGTCTTGAGGCTACTTCATGGGACGATGCAATTAATTACGCCGCTTCAGCGTTAAAGAAAATTATCTCCGAGTCAGGGCCTCAAAGCATTGGGATTATAGGCTCAGCGAAGACCACAAATGAGGAATGCTATTCGCTGGTTAAGTTTGCTCGGAGTGTAATACGAACCCCTAATATTGATGGTGCATGTCGTTTTTATGATGCCTCCTTAATACCAGCGCTCCTTGAGACGACTGGAACGCCTGGTTCACAGGTAGAGTTAAGTGCCATTCCAAAGGCTGGCTCCATTCTAATCGTCGGGTCAAACGTTATGGAACAACTTGCACATGTTGGTTCGCGAATTGAGGACGCAGCCGACAACGGGTGTAAGGTAGTGGCAATAGACCCACGGGAAACCAGACTTGCCCCACACACTAGTTTATGGCTCCATCCAAAACCAGGAGCTGACCTTGCTTGGATTAGAGCATTTCTAAAGATTATCATTGCCGAAAGGCTTTATACGAAGAATGCTCCAGAGATTCCAGGCTTTGAAGAGCTTCGTGCTTCTCTTGAAGGCATAGAAATAAGCCAGCTTAAATATTCGTGCTGGCTTGAGCCGGCAGAGGTACACAAGGCCGTTGAACTAGTTGCAAGCAATCCTCCCACTATCGTGATGTTTGGACTTGGCGCTTTGCAGCAACCTCACTCTACGGAAATTGTGAAAGGACTTGCGAACATAGCCATACTCTTGGGAGGGTCAGTTATGACTCTCCGAGGTCAAAACAACGCCCAAGGGGCATGTGATGTTGGCTTGACGAATGATCTGCTTCCGGGCTATCTGAAGCTAGCTGATCCTGTTGCAAGAAAAGTATGGGAACTAGTGTGGAACTGCCAGCTTCCTGCAGAACCTGGGATGACGGCCGTGGAGATGCTAAAAGCATGCGAGTCGGGTACACTGAAGGCATTATTGGTCTTTGGCGAAAACGTTGCACTCTCGGCGCCAAACACACAGGCAACACTCTCAGCGTTAAATAAGGTGGGGTTTCTTGCTGTTTCTGACCTTTATTTAACAGAAACGGCGAACATTGCTGATGTGGTATTCCCTGCATGCTCCTTCTTGGAGAAAGATGGCACGTTTACAAACATTGAGCGCCGCCTTCAACGTGTTCGTAAGGTTTTTGAGCGAATAGGAGAATCAAAGTCTGACCTCGAGATAATCGCCATGTTGGGTGCTGCGCTTGGTGCAAAAATGTCAGCGGACCCAGAGAAAGTAATGGCTGAAATTTCTTCATCTGCTCCTATCTACAAGGGGCAATCATTCCGCCAGCTAGATGAAGAATGGGGACGGCCGTGGGTTCCTGCGGAAAACGAAGCAAAGTTGGCGCCGATAGAAACTGTTACTAAGGATTCGGAGGGAGAATATCCATTCTATTTAATTGCCAGTCGAATTAACTTCCATCAGCAGACCGGTACAATGACAGCAAGGAGTAGTGTTCTGGCGCGTGAATACCCTGAGACATTTGCCGAAATGAACGAAGCTGATGCAGAACGGCTTGGAATCAGACCCGGAAGTTCAATTAAAATCATTTCCGAAACGTGCAGCCTAACAAGGGTACTGTCGGTAAGTGAATCAGTACCCAAAGGTTGCGTGCATGTACCTCACTTTTTTGGAGGCGATTCGCCGAATGCGTTGGCTTCTTATGAAACCGATCCTGTTTCGGGCGTTCCGATATACAAAGCTTATGCCGTGAAGATTGAGGCGGTGAGATGA
- a CDS encoding AAC(3) family N-acetyltransferase encodes MALTKKEIVESLREAGLLPGDSLILHSSFRSLGPVEGGPETVIDALIEAISPGGNLMLPTFNYTGNIAQPYFNPAETPCLTGIIPELGRKRPNAVRSLHPTHSVAVIGPDAVELTKDHLSYRAVGIGSPIDRLAKMGGKVLLLGVSNTSNTTVHLGEEYAGVPKVGWTETLPYAKVLMPDGSIYEHQIDTSTSCSNAFDAVEYMLRRYGEIRDYRIGPSRIKLMFGKDVVKRVQEMISEKPDILLCTNPTCRPCTGARTNLGIL; translated from the coding sequence ATGGCTCTAACAAAGAAAGAAATCGTCGAATCTCTCAGGGAAGCTGGACTATTACCAGGCGATAGTCTGATTTTACACAGCTCATTTCGAAGCCTAGGTCCTGTTGAAGGAGGACCGGAAACTGTTATTGATGCGCTAATTGAAGCTATAAGTCCCGGTGGAAATCTGATGCTTCCTACGTTCAACTATACCGGAAACATTGCCCAACCATACTTCAACCCAGCGGAGACTCCGTGTTTGACCGGTATAATTCCCGAGTTAGGACGAAAAAGGCCAAACGCTGTTCGAAGTCTTCACCCAACTCATTCTGTTGCAGTAATCGGACCAGATGCAGTTGAATTAACCAAAGATCATTTATCTTATCGCGCTGTTGGGATAGGCAGCCCAATAGATCGGCTTGCCAAAATGGGTGGTAAGGTGCTACTTCTTGGCGTTTCAAACACAAGCAATACAACAGTTCATCTAGGCGAGGAATACGCTGGTGTCCCAAAGGTAGGTTGGACTGAAACCCTACCCTACGCCAAAGTACTTATGCCAGACGGTTCGATATACGAACACCAAATTGATACCTCAACGTCATGCAGCAATGCTTTTGATGCGGTGGAATATATGCTTAGACGCTATGGAGAAATACGCGATTACCGTATAGGCCCATCCCGCATTAAGCTGATGTTTGGGAAAGATGTGGTAAAGCGTGTGCAAGAGATGATCTCAGAAAAGCCAGATATTTTGCTCTGTACAAATCCCACATGCCGACCATGCACAGGAGCAAGAACTAATCTCGGAATCCTATAA
- a CDS encoding DUF3786 domain-containing protein has protein sequence MLPPGQKPYDLALQIGLDALVESPPSKATLEALGARRKDNVIFVPALNMVLLVDLLRRDVFVKGSGKAKRKWAVLCVHYLGSKDVSVDSREMTFNRFLDAQSYGVVYQKRIIGRFLATSGRTAEQFIKLSEKIGGERLPEPGVRYRFFILPRVPVILVRYEGDEEIGPGANVIYQADIEHLLPAEDRVVSAELLLDALSGVDMTELS, from the coding sequence ATGTTGCCTCCTGGTCAAAAACCATATGACTTGGCATTGCAGATAGGACTGGATGCGTTAGTAGAAAGCCCGCCGTCAAAGGCAACGCTCGAGGCACTTGGCGCGCGTAGAAAAGATAACGTAATCTTCGTTCCAGCGCTGAATATGGTATTGCTTGTTGATCTACTGCGCCGAGATGTATTTGTAAAGGGCAGTGGGAAGGCAAAGCGCAAATGGGCTGTGCTGTGTGTTCATTACCTTGGCTCAAAGGATGTATCTGTCGACTCAAGGGAGATGACATTCAATAGGTTTTTAGATGCTCAAAGCTATGGGGTTGTTTACCAAAAGAGAATTATTGGGCGTTTTTTGGCAACTTCTGGGAGAACGGCTGAACAGTTTATCAAATTGAGCGAGAAGATAGGTGGGGAGCGCCTTCCTGAGCCAGGCGTTCGTTATAGGTTTTTCATTTTACCCCGTGTGCCGGTTATCCTGGTTAGATATGAAGGCGATGAGGAAATTGGGCCAGGTGCAAATGTTATTTACCAAGCAGATATCGAACATCTTTTGCCAGCTGAAGATAGGGTAGTAAGTGCAGAACTCTTATTAGACGCTCTTTCAGGTGTAGATATGACGGAGCTAAGCTAA
- a CDS encoding dihydropteroate synthase has translation MIIIGERINGMFKAVNAAIQERDKATIQDLALKQVAEGADMLDINVGTATEDPVGAMRWLVQTVREVTEVPLSIDSPNLVTVKAGLEACSGPKMINSTTGQDEVLNNFLSLAKEYDASIVALCMDEKGVPVDVDGRVEIAMRVIAKAMEFDVPIDKLYIDPIVLPVKADQTGPGKVLESIKQFTMLSEPAPHIVIGLSNLSQGAVERKLINRVFLAMAIGMGLDAAILDPLDTELIDTLITAEMLMNRTIYSDSFLKAYRQR, from the coding sequence GTGATTATAATTGGCGAGCGCATCAATGGAATGTTTAAGGCTGTTAATGCGGCAATTCAAGAGAGAGATAAAGCTACAATCCAGGATCTTGCATTAAAGCAGGTGGCAGAAGGGGCAGACATGCTTGATATAAATGTGGGAACGGCCACGGAGGACCCAGTTGGAGCTATGCGGTGGCTTGTTCAGACGGTCCGTGAAGTAACTGAAGTTCCTCTTTCGATTGACAGTCCCAATCTAGTAACAGTAAAAGCTGGATTGGAAGCTTGCTCAGGACCAAAAATGATTAACTCGACTACAGGCCAGGATGAGGTGCTCAATAATTTCCTTAGCCTCGCCAAAGAGTACGATGCATCCATTGTGGCTTTGTGCATGGATGAAAAGGGTGTGCCGGTTGATGTCGACGGGCGTGTGGAAATTGCCATGCGCGTGATAGCGAAAGCTATGGAGTTTGACGTTCCTATTGATAAGCTTTATATAGATCCTATTGTTCTACCTGTAAAAGCCGACCAGACGGGTCCTGGGAAGGTGCTTGAGTCTATCAAGCAGTTCACAATGCTTTCGGAGCCAGCACCGCACATTGTTATTGGGTTGAGTAACCTTTCCCAAGGTGCTGTTGAGCGAAAGTTGATTAATCGAGTGTTTTTAGCAATGGCTATTGGAATGGGGCTCGACGCAGCAATTTTGGATCCCCTCGACACCGAGCTAATAGATACTCTAATTACCGCAGAGATGTTAATGAATCGAACAATATACAGCGATTCCTTCCTAAAGGCATACCGGCAGAGGTAA
- a CDS encoding acetyl-CoA decarbonylase/synthase complex subunit delta: MTFEEPIEKWSSGVATVTLGATASEGGTRCRKIDIGGATTLPFLTFEGITPNKPVIAMEVLDCVPSDWPETLIKPFADVVGKPGEWAAKCVSQYGAEMICLKLEGIHPDSEDKSPDEAVKVVEEVLRAVDVPLVIWGCDVDEKDNIVLPACSQAAAGERCLIGTAKEDNYKTLVASCMADGHALIAESPLDINIAKQLNVLISEMGFPLNRVVMYPTTGGLGYGIEYAYSIQERGRLAALMGDKMMSPPVVCQIGQEAWNAKEAKATTEEVPHWGPAEDRGIMWEAMTAVMLLQAGSDLLIMRHPKAVAMVNQIIDMLMSKQQAAK, from the coding sequence ATGACTTTTGAGGAGCCTATAGAGAAGTGGTCATCTGGAGTTGCTACGGTTACCTTAGGTGCCACGGCTTCAGAGGGCGGAACTCGCTGCAGAAAAATAGACATTGGTGGCGCGACAACTCTTCCATTTTTAACGTTTGAAGGTATAACGCCAAATAAACCCGTAATTGCGATGGAAGTGCTCGATTGCGTGCCTTCCGATTGGCCCGAAACTTTGATCAAGCCGTTTGCTGACGTTGTAGGTAAACCAGGTGAGTGGGCAGCAAAGTGCGTAAGCCAATATGGTGCTGAAATGATATGCCTCAAGCTTGAAGGCATCCATCCCGATTCAGAAGACAAGAGTCCAGATGAAGCAGTAAAGGTTGTTGAGGAAGTATTGAGAGCGGTAGATGTGCCATTGGTGATTTGGGGTTGCGATGTTGATGAGAAAGACAACATTGTTCTCCCTGCGTGCAGTCAGGCGGCGGCAGGTGAGAGATGCTTGATTGGCACAGCTAAGGAAGACAACTACAAGACACTTGTCGCGTCATGTATGGCAGATGGACATGCACTAATCGCAGAGTCTCCGCTTGACATTAATATCGCCAAACAGCTTAATGTGTTGATTTCCGAAATGGGCTTTCCTCTTAATCGAGTTGTAATGTATCCGACTACTGGCGGGCTTGGCTATGGCATCGAATATGCTTACTCAATCCAAGAACGGGGACGGCTTGCGGCACTAATGGGTGATAAGATGATGTCACCGCCCGTAGTCTGCCAAATAGGGCAGGAGGCGTGGAATGCAAAAGAGGCAAAGGCAACCACTGAGGAAGTACCCCATTGGGGGCCAGCCGAAGATAGAGGCATAATGTGGGAAGCTATGACAGCTGTTATGCTGTTGCAAGCTGGTAGCGACCTGCTTATCATGCGCCATCCAAAAGCTGTAGCGATGGTCAACCAGATTATTGATATGCTTATGAGTAAACAACAAGCTGCAAAATAA